One stretch of Odocoileus virginianus isolate 20LAN1187 ecotype Illinois chromosome 26, Ovbor_1.2, whole genome shotgun sequence DNA includes these proteins:
- the PDE12 gene encoding 2',5'-phosphodiesterase 12, with protein sequence MWRLPGVRAALRGVRTAVERRSRTEAASETSVGAMERAVVRCVPSEPKLSLSFALADGSHKNMQRDQSEPLGRALSRIATNALKGHAKAAAAKKIRKNRANASSGVACAGPGPEPAAACEPVVKLYYREEAVAEDVLNVDAWQDGAVLQIGDVKYKVERNPPTFTELQLPRYIMAGFPVCPKLGVEFGDPTGSLFRWYKETKPRAAEPEGGGPSSSSPSSLSPGWTETGVDERVYTPSNADIGLRLKLHCTPGNGQRFGPSRELESVCPVEAGPGTCTFDHRHLYTKKVTDDALIRTVSYNILADTYAQTEFSRTVLYPYCAPYALELDYRQNLIQKELTGYNADLICLQEVDRCVFTDSLVPALEAFGLEGVFRIKQHEGLATFYRKSKFSLLSQHDIAFHEALQSDPLHKELLEKLALYPAAQERVLQRSSVVQVSVLQSTTDSSRKICVANTHLYWHPKGGYIRLIQMAVALAHIRHVSCDLYPGIPVIFCGDFNSTPSTGMYHFVISGSIAEDHEDWTSHGEEERCNMSLSHFFRLKSACGEPAYTNYVGGFHGCLDYIFIDLNALEVEQVIPLPSHEEVTTHQALPSVSHPSDHIALVCDLKWK encoded by the exons ATGTGGAGGCTCCCAGGCGTCCGCGCCGCGCTTCGTGGGGTCCGCACGGCGGTGGAGCGGCGCAGTCGGACCGAGGCGGCGTCTGAGACCTCGGTGGGCGCGATGGAGCGCGCTGTGGTGCGCTGTGTGCCTTCCGAGCCTAAGCTAAGCCTGTCATTCGCGCTGGCCGACGGCAGCCACAAGAACATGCAGCGCGACCAGAGCGAGCCGCTGGGTCGGGCTCTCAGCCGGATCGCTACCAATGCCCTTAAAGGCCACGCTAAGGCAGCCGCCGCCAAGAAGATCAGAAAGAACCGGGCAAACGCAAGCAGTGGCGTGGCCTGTGCTGGGCCTGGACCTGAGCCGGCTGCAGCCTGCGAGCCCGTGGTGAAGCTGTACTACCGGGAGGAGGCAGTAGCTGAAGACGTGCTCAATGTGGACGCCTGGCAGGACGGTGCGGTGCTGCAGATTGGTGATGTCAAGTACAAGGTGGAGCGCAACCCACCCACCTTCACCGAGCTACAGTTGCCGCGCTATATCATGGCCGGCTTCCCGGTATGCCCCAAGCTCGGCGTCGAATTTGGGGATCCCACCGGCTCCCTCTTTCGCTGGTACAAGGAAACCAAACCCAGAGCGGCGGAGCCTGAGGGCGGAGGCCCCTCGTCATCGTCTCCCTCTTCGCTCTCTCCTGGTTGGACCGAGACGGGTGTGGACGAGCGCGTCTACACCCCGTCTAATGCCGACATCGGGCTACGGCTCAAGCTTCATTGCACTCCGGGCAATGGGCAGCGCTTCGGGCCAAGCCGGGAGTTGGAAAGTGTGTGTCCAGTGGAGGCTGGGCCCGGCACCTGCACCTTTGACCACCGGCATCTCTACACAAAGAAGGTGACGGACGACGCTCTCATCCGCACAGTCTCCTACAACATTCTGGCTGACACATATGCCCAGACTGAGTTCTCGCGGACGGTCCTGTATCCATACTGTGCCCCTTACGCTCTGGAACTCGACTACCGCCAGAATCTTATCCAGAAGGAGCTCACGGGCTACAACGCCGACCTCATCTGTTTGCAGGAAGTTGACCGCTGCGTGTTTACAGACAGCTTGGTGCCGGCCCTCGAGGCCTTTGGGCTGGAGGGCGTGTTTCGAATCAAGCAGCACGAAGGCCTGGCTACTTTCTACCGAAAGTCCAAGTTCAGCCTCCTTAGCCAGCATGACATTGCTTTCCATGAAGCCCTGCAGTCCGACCCACTTCACAAAGAACTGCTGGAGAAACTAGCTTTGTATCCAGCAGCGCAAGAAAGGGTGCTCCAGAGGTCTTCTGTCGTTCAG GTTTCTGTTCTTCAGTCTACAACAGACTCTTCTAGAAAGATATGTGTTGCTAATACCCATCTTTACTGGCACCCCAAAG GTGGGTACATTCGTCTCATTCAAATGGCAGTAGCCCTGGCTCACATTAGACATGTCTCTTGTGATCTGTATCCCGGCATACCAGTCATATTTTGTGGGGACTTTAATAGCACCCCATCAACAGGAATGTATCACTTTGTCATCAGTGGCAGCATCGCAGAGGATCATGAAGACTGGACTTCCCATGGGGAAGAGGAACGATGCAACATGTCTCTTAGCCATTTCTTCAGACTGAAAAGTGCTTGTGGTGAACCTGCTTACACAAATTATGTCGGTGGCTTTCATGGATGTCTGGATTATATTTTCATTGACTTAAATGCTTTAGAGGTTGAACAGGTGATTCCATTACCTAGTCATGAAGAAGTTACCACCCACCAAGCCTTACCTAGTGTTTCCCATCCCTCTGATCACATAGCACTTGTATgtgatttaaaatggaaatag